DNA sequence from the Candidatus Nealsonbacteria bacterium genome:
TTCTTTGTCTTTTTCGTAATATTCGGCAAATAAAGGTAAAAAAGCCACGGTAAGACCGCCGACAATTATAAAATTATAAACAAAATCGGGAATTAAAAAAGAAGCAAAATAAACATCAGTTTCCGAACCGGCCCCGAAGTAACCCGCCAGCAAACCATCCCTTATTAAACCTAAAAATCTGCTGATCAAAGCCGAAGCGCTTAAAATTCCGGCGGCAAAAGTTATGGTTTTAGTTTGAGAATTAAAAAAACGCTTTATCATTTATTTTTAATATTCTTGACGTATGACGTATATTGATTGTACGCATTTTTTTAAAAAAACAAAAGTCCAACTAGACAGTAAGCCGAATTCTGTTTTCCCCGCTCGCAACTGCGTAGCTGTTGGCGGGGAACGGTAATCATTTATCTGGACCAAAAATTACTTTTTGGTTCTTGCGAACCACTTTTCCTTTTCGACAAATCCGGAGAATGTCGAAAAGTTTGTTCTTGCAGCCAATAAGGATTTTGCCGTTTCACCCCCAAGATTTCTCTCGGGATTTACTCCCGTTTCCCCTAAAAAAGGGCTTTGCGGGAATAGTTTAACTCTTTCGAGTTAAACCGTCTCTGTTCGCACCTCTAGTCTTGCGACCGACGGCTGTTAGCCGCTATTTTTTTATCCCGATCATGACCGGGATGCTGTTCGGACTTTCCTCTCCCCAATTTTATCGGAGAGCGATTACCTAGTCTAGTTGGACTAGTTATAAAATAACAAAAAAACAACAAATGTCAATAGCTAAAACAACTTTTGAGAATATGATTTTTCATTAAGAGCTTGTTCGGCTAAATTATGGGCTCCCGTGTTTTTTTCCCGGCCGACAAAAACAAATTTAATTTTTTTAAAGTCAATTTTTAAATTCCAAACCAAAAGAAACAATGGTTGAATTTTTGAATCTAAAATTTTATATTCTCCATTCAACTGGCTGACTAAAAGCTCTGAATCCGCTCTTAACTCGATATCGAGGTTTTTAATTTTATTTTTTCCAAAAAGAGCTTTAATTTTTTTTAAAGCAAGGATAACCGCCTGATACTCGGCTTCGTTATTGGTAAAATTATCTCCCAGATATTGAGAATATTTTTTTATAATTTCGTTTTTTTCGTTTAAAATTAAAACGCCGATCGCCGAAGGCCCGGGGTTTCCCCGGGAACCGCCGTCGGTATAGACAAAAATTTTTTCCATAAAATAAATTATTTTTTAATTTTTGAAAAATAATCCACTAAACAATCTTTAAATTTTTCCAAGTTTTTATTGTTTACGGTAAAACCGGAGGCCAAAGGATGACCGCCAAAAGTCTCTAAAAGCTTTTCACAGCTCTTCATTGCGTCAACCGAATTTATGCCCTTGGGAGTTCTTACCGCCCCCCGGCTTATTTTTTCTCCTTTCCTGTAAACAAAAACCGGTTTTTGATAATCCCGACAAATTCTTGAAGCAACCGGTCCCATCAAAACTAAGGGCCAGTCTTCTTTCCCTTCAAACACAATAGGATAAGTATAATTTTTTAAAATTATTTTTTCTACCTCAAAAGTGATATCTCTTATTTTTAAATGCTTCTCGGCGCTTTTTACAATTAAATCTCTGACTAAATCTTCGGCCGTTTCTTCGTCTAAGGCGTTTAAAAGAATGTAGGATTCGGTTAAATGGTCTTTGGTTTCAGCCGCATTCATTACCGAGATTATTTTTTGAACCATCATTTTAATTTGTTTTGATTCTTTAACCTCGTCTATTTTCCAAAAGACTTTAAGCCCAGGCCTCACGGTTTCCGGTAAAAAGGATAGCCCCTCTTCGATTAAAATCATGTTATCTTGAACCTGAGGCATCATGTCGGAAATGGTGGCTAATGCTGCAAGTTCCAATAAATTTTTCTTCAAAATTCCATTTAATTTTTCTTTCAAAAGAACTTCACTTAATTTATAAATAATGCCTGTAGTAGAAAAACCTTTAAAGGGGTATTTATCCCCTTTTTGTTTCGGGTCTATCACGATGGAAACCGAAGGAATTTTTTTCAGAATTTCGTGGTGGTCAATAATTATAACCTCAAACCCAATCTTTTTAGCTATTTTTACTTCTTTGAAGTTTCCTATCCCGCAGTCCAAAGAAATCAACAAAGCGGGAGCTAATTTTTTTAAATTACCCAAGGCCTGTTCGTTAATCCCGTATCCTTCTTTTTCTCTGTCGGGAAAATAAATTTTTTCTATTTTTCCGCCTAAGTTCTTAATGGACTCTTCTAGAATGATAACTGAACAA
Encoded proteins:
- a CDS encoding ribonuclease HI family protein; the encoded protein is MEKIFVYTDGGSRGNPGPSAIGVLILNEKNEIIKKYSQYLGDNFTNNEAEYQAVILALKKIKALFGKNKIKNLDIELRADSELLVSQLNGEYKILDSKIQPLFLLVWNLKIDFKKIKFVFVGREKNTGAHNLAEQALNEKSYSQKLF
- a CDS encoding DHH family phosphoesterase encodes the protein MAEIKNLKKTAERILKAIKNKEKIILFADADLDGTCSVIILEESIKNLGGKIEKIYFPDREKEGYGINEQALGNLKKLAPALLISLDCGIGNFKEVKIAKKIGFEVIIIDHHEILKKIPSVSIVIDPKQKGDKYPFKGFSTTGIIYKLSEVLLKEKLNGILKKNLLELAALATISDMMPQVQDNMILIEEGLSFLPETVRPGLKVFWKIDEVKESKQIKMMVQKIISVMNAAETKDHLTESYILLNALDEETAEDLVRDLIVKSAEKHLKIRDITFEVEKIILKNYTYPIVFEGKEDWPLVLMGPVASRICRDYQKPVFVYRKGEKISRGAVRTPKGINSVDAMKSCEKLLETFGGHPLASGFTVNNKNLEKFKDCLVDYFSKIKK